The following proteins are encoded in a genomic region of Maribacter hydrothermalis:
- a CDS encoding DUF2200 domain-containing protein: MKVSAEHNARIAKMTFSSVYPHYVTKIEKKGRTKQELHLVIKWLTGFNEIEIQQHIKDKLSFETFFNKASINPNAHLIKGVICGYRIEEIDNILTQQVRYLDKLVDELAKGRKMEKILREEN; the protein is encoded by the coding sequence ATGAAAGTATCTGCGGAACATAATGCACGTATAGCAAAAATGACCTTCTCATCAGTCTATCCACATTATGTAACAAAAATTGAAAAAAAAGGCAGAACAAAACAAGAATTACACCTAGTTATTAAATGGCTTACAGGTTTTAATGAAATAGAAATACAACAACATATTAAAGATAAACTCAGCTTTGAAACATTCTTTAATAAGGCAAGTATTAACCCTAATGCCCATTTAATTAAAGGTGTAATATGTGGGTATAGAATTGAAGAAATTGACAATATACTAACACAACAAGTACGCTATTTAGATAAGTTAGTAGATGAATTAGCAAAAGGTCGAAAAATGGAAAAAATATTAAGAGAAGAAAATTAA
- a CDS encoding class I SAM-dependent methyltransferase, which produces MACFFNLIVVKNKDNTSKRSKKPWPTKDAMQQVYEKNLWGSGESDFYSGEGSHKVEIVAPYVQAIITFLDTFEKPISVCDLGCGDFNVGKELVQYTKNYIAVDIVPELIERNREKFKVSNLEFQSLDIAKDKLPTAECAIIRQVLQHLSNNEVKLVTEKLYDYTYVIVTEHLPKGNFQPNADIISGQGTRLKKQSGIHLLAPPFNLKVKEEKVLLSIPDEHGIIVTTLYRFK; this is translated from the coding sequence ATGGCGTGTTTTTTTAATTTAATTGTGGTGAAAAATAAGGACAATACATCAAAGCGGAGTAAAAAGCCATGGCCCACTAAAGATGCTATGCAACAGGTCTATGAAAAGAATCTGTGGGGTAGTGGTGAGTCTGACTTTTATTCGGGAGAAGGTTCTCATAAAGTAGAGATTGTAGCACCTTATGTACAAGCTATAATTACATTTTTAGACACTTTTGAAAAACCAATTTCAGTGTGCGATTTAGGTTGTGGAGATTTCAATGTGGGGAAAGAACTGGTGCAGTATACCAAAAATTATATAGCTGTAGATATTGTCCCAGAACTTATTGAACGGAATAGGGAAAAATTTAAGGTATCGAATTTAGAATTTCAATCTTTGGATATTGCTAAAGATAAATTGCCCACTGCAGAATGCGCTATTATTCGTCAAGTACTGCAGCACTTGTCTAATAATGAAGTAAAGCTGGTAACAGAAAAATTATACGACTATACCTATGTAATTGTTACCGAACACCTTCCAAAAGGTAATTTTCAACCTAATGCTGATATTATTTCAGGACAGGGAACGCGACTAAAAAAGCAAAGTGGCATTCATCTTTTGGCGCCACCGTTCAACTTAAAAGTAAAGGAAGAAAAGGTGTTACTTTCAATACCAGATGAACACGGAATAATTGTAACAACGCTATATAGATTTAAATAA
- a CDS encoding DUF885 domain-containing protein, which translates to MKNIITTSMATSFSIAFLLLTSCKEEPKAVIDQTAELNKWFDEKYEEQLQMSPLALTAQGRKDQYDKIDDLSKEAEKKELAWYTKNAAELSEKFDYASLNEADQTSYNLWMYQYETLKEGANFENLDYVFDQMRGLHTGLPSYLINFHKVDSLADMNAYISRIKEASRGIDQLVERAKEQATAGNLPPKFAFTTVITQTKALADGTPLLNDMNGKIDALLASEKITAEEATSLKEQSQKTLNDYFKPSYEKLLAWLESEIDNAEETPTGVSRHENGKDFYNYRLKVFTTTAMTADEIHEIGLKEVTRIKSEMMAIKEKVGFKGDLNEFFKFVNTDPQFFFPNTDEGRQAYLDESKKYLDDLTKKLPDYFGILPKAKLEVKRVEAFREQDGAPQHYSAGTPDGSRAGTYYVHLSDMNAMPKTTMEGVAYHEGNPGHHMQISIAQELEAVPKFRTQAGFSVYSEGWALYTETLAKEMGGYQNPYYDFGRLVNEIWRAIRLVVDTGLHAKGWTEADAIKYFTENSSIAPGAIKAEVQRYMVMPGQATSYKIGMLKMQELRKMAETELGDKFDIKGFHDTVLGGGALPLELLERRVKAWIDTQK; encoded by the coding sequence ATGAAAAACATCATTACTACCAGTATGGCAACAAGCTTTTCTATAGCTTTTCTGTTATTAACTTCTTGTAAAGAAGAACCAAAAGCAGTTATAGACCAAACGGCTGAATTAAATAAGTGGTTCGACGAAAAATATGAGGAACAATTGCAAATGAGTCCGCTAGCACTCACGGCTCAAGGACGAAAGGACCAATATGACAAAATAGATGATTTAAGCAAAGAGGCAGAAAAGAAAGAATTAGCCTGGTATACTAAAAATGCTGCGGAACTTAGTGAAAAGTTCGATTATGCCAGCTTAAATGAAGCAGACCAGACTTCGTATAATTTATGGATGTATCAATACGAAACATTAAAAGAGGGTGCTAATTTTGAGAATCTAGACTATGTGTTTGATCAAATGCGCGGGCTGCATACTGGTTTGCCAAGTTATCTAATCAACTTTCATAAAGTGGATAGTTTAGCCGATATGAATGCGTATATCTCAAGAATTAAAGAAGCATCAAGAGGTATAGATCAATTAGTGGAAAGGGCAAAAGAGCAGGCTACTGCAGGTAATCTTCCTCCTAAATTTGCATTTACGACGGTTATCACCCAAACAAAGGCATTAGCGGATGGTACGCCGTTACTTAATGATATGAATGGCAAAATAGATGCTCTTTTAGCATCAGAAAAAATAACGGCAGAAGAGGCAACTTCACTTAAAGAGCAATCACAAAAAACCCTTAATGATTATTTTAAACCATCTTATGAAAAACTACTAGCTTGGTTAGAAAGTGAAATAGATAATGCAGAAGAAACACCAACAGGCGTTAGTCGTCATGAAAATGGAAAGGATTTCTATAATTATCGCTTAAAGGTTTTTACTACAACAGCGATGACTGCCGATGAAATCCATGAAATAGGACTAAAAGAAGTGACTAGAATTAAAAGTGAAATGATGGCCATTAAAGAAAAAGTTGGCTTTAAGGGAGATTTAAACGAGTTCTTTAAATTTGTTAATACGGATCCTCAGTTTTTCTTTCCCAATACCGATGAAGGTAGACAAGCGTATTTAGATGAATCTAAAAAGTACTTGGATGATTTAACTAAAAAACTGCCAGATTACTTTGGTATTTTGCCAAAGGCAAAATTAGAAGTAAAAAGAGTAGAGGCTTTTCGTGAGCAAGATGGAGCTCCACAGCATTATTCAGCGGGTACACCAGATGGTTCTAGGGCTGGAACGTATTACGTGCATTTATCAGATATGAACGCTATGCCGAAAACTACAATGGAAGGTGTTGCTTATCATGAAGGTAACCCTGGGCATCACATGCAAATTTCCATTGCACAAGAACTAGAAGCGGTACCTAAGTTTAGAACACAAGCAGGGTTTAGTGTATATAGCGAAGGTTGGGCTTTGTACACAGAAACCCTAGCAAAAGAAATGGGCGGATACCAAAATCCGTATTACGATTTTGGTCGTTTGGTAAATGAAATTTGGAGAGCTATACGCTTGGTGGTAGATACAGGTTTACATGCTAAAGGATGGACTGAGGCAGATGCTATTAAGTATTTCACAGAAAATTCATCTATTGCTCCAGGAGCTATAAAGGCAGAGGTACAACGTTACATGGTTATGCCAGGCCAAGCAACCTCGTATAAAATAGGAATGCTTAAAATGCAAGAATTACGTAAAATGGCTGAAACGGAATTAGGCGATAAGTTCGACATTAAAGGTTTCCATGACACCGTTCTTGGTGGTGGAGCTTTGCCGTTAGAGCTATTAGAACGTAGAGTAAAAGCTTGGATTGACACACAGAAATAA
- a CDS encoding GNAT family N-acetyltransferase encodes MKMGNWIDNIALEGDKVKLVPLEKSHKRDLLKAAADGNLWELWYTSVPSEKNIEAYIDHALKQKEEGIEYTFTVIDKATNTIIGSTRFYSIQPEHRRLEIGYTWYAKKHQRTGVNTECKLLLLKFAFENLNCIAVQFMTNWHNIKSRTAIARLGAKEDGILRNHRINADGTYRDSVVFSITEQEWLSVKKTLEYILTKHNS; translated from the coding sequence ATGAAAATGGGAAATTGGATTGATAACATCGCATTAGAAGGAGATAAAGTTAAACTTGTTCCTTTAGAGAAATCTCATAAAAGAGACTTATTAAAAGCCGCTGCCGACGGTAATTTATGGGAATTATGGTACACTTCTGTACCTTCAGAAAAAAACATTGAAGCTTACATTGATCATGCTTTAAAGCAAAAAGAAGAAGGTATTGAATATACATTTACAGTAATAGACAAGGCAACTAATACGATTATTGGCTCTACAAGATTCTATAGCATACAACCAGAGCATAGAAGACTAGAAATTGGCTATACCTGGTATGCAAAAAAACACCAAAGAACTGGTGTCAATACCGAATGTAAACTGCTCTTATTAAAATTTGCCTTTGAGAATCTAAATTGCATTGCTGTACAATTTATGACCAACTGGCACAACATAAAGTCTAGAACGGCAATTGCACGGCTTGGCGCAAAAGAGGACGGTATTTTAAGAAATCATAGAATAAATGCTGATGGCACTTACAGAGATTCGGTCGTGTTTTCAATAACTGAACAAGAATGGTTAAGTGTTAAAAAAACGCTTGAGTACATATTAACAAAACATAATTCATAA
- a CDS encoding nuclear transport factor 2 family protein gives MNLEKNKENAVEFYRTAYMGQPKLAIEKYVGNKYIQHNPAVVNGTQGFIDYFDRMQLEYPEKSIEFVRSIAEGDLVALHTHQTWPGNDQYVTMDFFRFDDNGKICEHWDAIQQIPEKSRNQNTMY, from the coding sequence ATGAATCTAGAAAAAAACAAAGAGAATGCCGTTGAATTTTACAGAACCGCTTATATGGGCCAGCCAAAACTTGCCATTGAAAAATATGTAGGGAATAAGTACATTCAGCATAACCCCGCAGTTGTGAATGGCACTCAAGGTTTTATCGATTATTTTGACCGAATGCAACTAGAGTACCCAGAAAAGTCCATTGAATTTGTACGTTCTATTGCCGAAGGTGATTTAGTTGCTTTACATACCCACCAAACATGGCCAGGAAATGACCAATATGTCACCATGGATTTTTTTAGATTTGATGATAATGGAAAAATTTGCGAACATTGGGATGCTATTCAGCAAATTCCAGAAAAATCTAGAAACCAAAACACCATGTATTAA
- the speB gene encoding agmatinase, translated as MKHITIQGINWDAKSSFQKGPAKAPDLIRKALYSDSMNLCTEYGVSIENETITDKGDFAIKDYFDIELITKKHLDSDSKILTLGGDHSITFPIIKAFHNKHPKLDILHIDAHADLYHDYEGDPYSHACPFARIMENGFAVKLVQVGIRTLNPHQTAQAAKYKVDVHEMRSLNLEAIPKFDNPLYISLDMDGFDPAFAPGVSHHEPGGLSSRQVLDLVHNINTEVVGADIVEYNPDRDFHNMTAYLAAKMMKELLGKMMER; from the coding sequence ATGAAACATATTACTATTCAAGGCATTAATTGGGATGCAAAATCCTCTTTTCAAAAAGGACCCGCAAAAGCACCCGACCTAATTAGAAAAGCACTTTATAGCGATTCTATGAATCTATGTACTGAATATGGTGTTTCAATTGAAAATGAAACCATAACCGACAAGGGTGATTTTGCAATAAAAGACTACTTTGATATTGAATTGATCACCAAAAAACATTTAGATTCAGATTCCAAAATACTAACCCTCGGTGGAGACCACTCTATTACTTTTCCAATTATTAAAGCGTTTCATAATAAACATCCTAAACTAGATATTTTACATATTGATGCACATGCCGATTTGTACCACGATTATGAAGGTGATCCGTATTCTCATGCCTGCCCCTTTGCTAGGATTATGGAAAACGGTTTTGCCGTAAAACTGGTTCAGGTAGGTATAAGAACTTTAAATCCACACCAAACTGCCCAAGCGGCAAAATATAAAGTTGATGTTCATGAAATGAGGAGTTTAAATTTAGAGGCTATTCCTAAATTTGACAATCCGCTTTACATATCCTTAGATATGGACGGGTTTGATCCTGCATTTGCTCCAGGAGTATCTCACCACGAGCCAGGCGGACTCTCATCTCGCCAAGTTTTAGATTTAGTTCATAACATTAACACTGAAGTAGTAGGTGCTGATATTGTTGAATACAACCCAGATCGCGACTTTCATAATATGACAGCATATTTAGCCGCCAAAATGATGAAAGAACTTTTAGGTAAAATGATGGAACGATAA
- a CDS encoding mannosyltransferase, whose translation MPNTFKTFLKLHKVSLLLVVLSIMFYYTFAYHLVRTDFVKLLTLFIALFLLCFKLIQFEKWNVKYLLAVGIIFRLIFLFTEPTLSQDFYRFIWDGHLVAKSINPYLHTPNEIIANMATMIPNANELYNGMGTLSAKHYSNYPPLNQLIFGLAALIGGKSMFASLVVMRSTIILADIGIFYFGRKLLKNLNKSPQLIFWYFLNPLVIIELTGNLHFEGVMLFFFILSIFLLSLKKWTWAAIILACSISIKLVPILFLPLFLPYLRWKKSSVFYILIAATSFLLFLPFYTPEFIANYTKTLSLWFSNFEFNASIYNIVKQVAIQFEAKPWEFIKTYGKITPALTIITVLLFTFLPKRKDLNQLIASMMWVLTIYYFISTTIHPWYSIFLVLLAIFTSYKYAIIWSAAIVLSYFAYSQTDFKENLWLLSIEYISVYGFIIYEIVAHNNKK comes from the coding sequence ATGCCAAATACCTTTAAAACATTTTTGAAACTTCATAAGGTTTCCTTGCTGTTGGTGGTATTGAGTATTATGTTTTATTACACTTTTGCCTATCATTTAGTGCGGACAGATTTTGTTAAACTACTAACTCTTTTTATAGCACTTTTTCTACTTTGCTTTAAGCTTATACAATTCGAAAAATGGAACGTTAAATACTTATTGGCCGTAGGTATAATTTTTAGGCTTATATTTTTATTTACAGAACCCACTTTGTCTCAAGATTTCTATCGCTTTATTTGGGATGGTCATTTGGTTGCCAAAAGCATAAACCCCTATTTACATACGCCAAATGAAATAATTGCAAATATGGCTACCATGATACCCAATGCCAATGAACTTTATAATGGCATGGGAACTTTAAGCGCAAAACACTATAGTAATTACCCACCGCTAAATCAATTAATCTTCGGCTTGGCCGCCTTAATAGGTGGTAAAAGTATGTTTGCTTCTTTAGTTGTAATGCGTAGTACTATTATTTTAGCCGATATAGGTATTTTTTATTTTGGAAGAAAATTATTGAAAAACCTTAACAAATCTCCTCAGCTCATATTTTGGTACTTTCTTAATCCGTTAGTTATTATTGAACTTACGGGAAACTTGCATTTCGAGGGCGTAATGCTGTTCTTCTTTATACTTTCTATATTTCTGTTATCGCTAAAAAAATGGACATGGGCCGCAATTATTTTAGCATGTTCTATTTCTATAAAATTGGTACCCATATTATTTTTACCGTTGTTTTTACCTTATTTGAGATGGAAAAAAAGTAGTGTGTTTTATATATTGATAGCCGCAACTTCTTTTCTACTTTTTTTACCATTTTACACCCCAGAATTCATAGCTAATTATACAAAAACCTTAAGCCTGTGGTTTTCTAATTTTGAATTTAATGCTAGCATCTACAATATTGTAAAACAAGTAGCAATTCAATTTGAAGCTAAACCTTGGGAGTTTATAAAAACATATGGCAAAATTACGCCTGCACTTACAATTATTACGGTGCTCTTATTTACCTTTCTCCCAAAAAGGAAGGATTTAAACCAGTTAATAGCTTCTATGATGTGGGTTTTAACTATCTACTACTTTATATCTACTACCATACACCCTTGGTATAGTATTTTCCTTGTGTTACTTGCCATTTTTACCTCGTACAAGTATGCTATAATATGGTCTGCGGCCATCGTACTAAGTTATTTTGCCTATTCACAAACAGATTTTAAAGAAAATCTATGGCTACTTAGCATTGAGTATATTTCAGTATACGGCTTCATTATTTATGAAATTGTTGCACATAATAACAAAAAGTGA
- a CDS encoding GNAT family N-acetyltransferase: MNLIVANESHFKYAQDICDTIAESAKVRGTGIAKRTPEYIQRKLSNGNAILALDGDKFAGFCYIEVWGHEKFVANSGLIVHPDYRGQGLAKKIKAKIFELSRQKFPDAKIFGITTGLAVMKINYELGYKPVTFSELTDDPEFWKGCQTCKNFDILTRTEQKMCLCTGMLYDGNNKKKPEEIKEVNSKAFTRLKSIKESLFLKKKVENKN, translated from the coding sequence ATGAACTTAATTGTTGCTAACGAATCACATTTTAAATACGCTCAGGATATTTGCGATACCATAGCTGAATCTGCCAAAGTTCGAGGAACAGGTATTGCAAAACGTACGCCTGAATATATTCAGAGAAAACTATCTAACGGCAACGCTATTTTGGCTTTGGATGGAGATAAATTTGCAGGCTTCTGCTATATAGAAGTTTGGGGGCACGAGAAATTTGTGGCCAACTCAGGTCTTATTGTTCACCCAGATTATAGAGGCCAGGGTCTTGCCAAAAAAATTAAAGCCAAAATATTTGAATTAAGTAGACAGAAGTTTCCAGATGCTAAAATATTTGGAATAACTACAGGCTTAGCGGTTATGAAGATAAACTACGAACTTGGTTACAAACCAGTTACCTTTTCTGAACTAACAGATGACCCAGAATTCTGGAAAGGTTGTCAAACCTGCAAAAACTTTGATATTCTTACTAGAACAGAACAAAAAATGTGCCTTTGCACTGGAATGCTCTACGATGGAAATAATAAGAAAAAACCTGAAGAAATTAAGGAAGTAAACAGCAAAGCCTTTACAAGATTAAAAAGCATAAAAGAGAGTTTATTCCTTAAAAAGAAAGTAGAAAATAAAAATTAG
- a CDS encoding argininosuccinate synthase has translation MKKLVLAYSGGLDTSYCAKHLSKDKGFEVHAVSVNTGGFSSDEIKEIEKKAIELGATSYTSIDAVQTFYDKVVKYLIFGNVLKNNTYPLSVSAERIVQAIEIVNYAKKVGAGYIAHGSTGAGNDQVRFDMIFQIIAPEIEIITPIRDNKLAREEEIAYLKSNGVDYPWEKAKYSINRGLWGTSVGGEETLTSEKALPDSAYPSQLQEKNPIDVKLTFEKGELVAIDGKKDNPVANIEKLEALASKFAIGRDIHVGDTIIGTKGRVGFEAPASLIIIKAHHLLEKHTLTKWQQYQKEQQGNFYGMLLHEGNYLDAVMRNIETFLTDTQKTVSGDVFVGLYPFQFRLHGISSKHDLMTDAFGKYGEVNKGWSADDAKGFIKILSNSGKIYNHVNGDK, from the coding sequence ATGAAAAAATTAGTACTAGCATATAGCGGCGGATTAGATACATCTTACTGCGCTAAACATTTATCAAAAGACAAAGGGTTTGAAGTACATGCAGTTAGCGTAAATACTGGCGGATTTTCATCAGATGAAATAAAGGAAATCGAGAAAAAAGCGATAGAACTAGGTGCAACATCATACACCTCAATTGATGCCGTACAGACTTTTTATGATAAAGTGGTTAAGTACCTTATTTTTGGTAACGTACTCAAAAACAATACCTACCCGCTTTCTGTAAGTGCAGAACGTATTGTACAGGCTATTGAAATTGTAAACTACGCTAAAAAAGTTGGCGCTGGTTATATTGCTCATGGTAGTACAGGTGCAGGTAACGACCAAGTTCGTTTCGATATGATTTTCCAAATCATTGCTCCAGAGATTGAAATAATTACGCCGATCAGAGATAATAAATTAGCAAGGGAGGAAGAGATTGCATACCTAAAATCAAACGGAGTAGATTACCCTTGGGAGAAGGCTAAATACTCTATTAATAGAGGCTTATGGGGAACATCGGTTGGTGGTGAAGAAACATTAACATCCGAAAAAGCATTACCCGATAGCGCTTACCCAAGCCAGTTACAAGAGAAAAACCCAATAGATGTAAAACTTACTTTCGAAAAAGGAGAGTTGGTAGCTATTGATGGTAAAAAAGATAACCCAGTTGCTAATATTGAAAAGTTAGAGGCGCTAGCTTCTAAATTTGCTATTGGTAGAGACATTCATGTTGGTGATACTATTATTGGTACTAAAGGTCGAGTTGGTTTTGAAGCTCCTGCTTCCTTAATAATTATAAAAGCACACCACTTATTAGAGAAGCATACGCTTACAAAATGGCAACAATATCAAAAAGAACAACAAGGTAATTTCTACGGTATGTTATTGCATGAAGGCAACTACCTAGATGCTGTAATGAGAAATATAGAAACCTTCTTGACCGATACCCAAAAAACAGTTTCTGGTGATGTATTTGTTGGCTTATATCCTTTCCAGTTTCGATTACACGGAATTTCATCTAAACATGATTTAATGACCGATGCTTTTGGAAAATATGGCGAAGTAAATAAAGGTTGGTCTGCAGATGATGCTAAAGGCTTTATTAAAATTCTATCGAATTCAGGAAAAATTTATAACCATGTAAATGGGGATAAATAA
- the argC gene encoding N-acetyl-gamma-glutamyl-phosphate reductase, producing MIKAGIIGGSGYTGGELIRILLNHPATEIDFVFSTTRAGKKVTTAHPDLLGVTDLEFSGNVNIEVNVVFLCLGHGNSTAFLKEHNFSVNTKIIDLSNDFRLHADDDFDGKKFVYGLPELFKNEIENAQYIANPGCFATAIQLALLPLANANLLKNEVHINAVTGSTGAGVSPSATSHFSWRNNNVSWYKPFTHQHLGEINESLHSLQKNSGNLFFMPNRGNFTRGILATSYTKFEESLEDAGKLYQEFYKNAVFTQISDEPINLKQVVNTNQCHIHLHKHDDILLVTSAIDNLLKGASGQAVQNMNLIFGLEEDLGLNLKAGVF from the coding sequence ATGATTAAAGCAGGAATTATTGGTGGTTCTGGTTATACGGGTGGGGAGCTTATTCGAATTCTATTAAATCATCCGGCAACGGAAATAGATTTTGTATTCAGTACCACCAGGGCTGGAAAAAAAGTTACTACTGCGCATCCAGATTTATTAGGGGTAACTGATTTAGAATTTTCAGGAAATGTAAACATAGAGGTTAATGTTGTTTTTCTTTGTTTAGGTCATGGTAACTCTACGGCTTTTTTAAAAGAACATAATTTTTCAGTCAATACTAAAATCATAGATTTAAGCAATGATTTTAGACTGCATGCCGATGATGATTTTGATGGAAAAAAGTTCGTTTACGGTTTACCAGAACTATTTAAAAACGAAATTGAAAACGCTCAATATATTGCAAACCCTGGTTGTTTTGCCACCGCTATTCAACTTGCATTGCTACCATTAGCAAATGCAAATCTTCTAAAAAATGAAGTACATATTAATGCTGTTACTGGTAGTACTGGAGCAGGTGTTAGTCCGTCTGCCACTTCACATTTTTCATGGAGAAATAATAATGTAAGCTGGTACAAGCCTTTTACCCATCAACATTTGGGTGAAATTAATGAAAGTTTACATTCACTTCAAAAAAACAGTGGCAACTTATTTTTTATGCCTAATAGAGGCAATTTTACCCGTGGTATTTTAGCTACTTCATATACCAAATTTGAAGAAAGTTTAGAAGACGCGGGGAAACTATATCAGGAATTCTATAAAAATGCTGTATTTACTCAAATTTCAGATGAGCCTATCAATTTAAAACAAGTAGTAAACACCAATCAGTGTCATATCCACCTGCATAAACATGATGACATTTTACTGGTTACCTCAGCAATTGACAACCTATTAAAAGGAGCATCAGGACAAGCAGTACAGAATATGAATTTAATATTTGGACTAGAAGAAGATTTAGGCCTGAATTTGAAAGCAGGCGTTTTTTAA
- the proC gene encoding pyrroline-5-carboxylate reductase, translated as MKIAIIGAGNLGLSIANGILKSNGSTTMYLTKRNTKSILDFEKHNKVTVTNDNRLAIQNSDILIFAVQPVHFAAILESVKDLLNENHVIISTITGFGIDKIESVIGKDNYIIRSMPNTAISVGKSMTCICSNEKGKKRIELAKAIFNRMGHSMEIPEGQMQAATVICASGVAFWMRLIRATTQGAIQLGFDAQEAQELAMHTCSGAASLLIESGNHPEEEIDRVTTPMGCTITGLNEMEHQGLSSSLIRGIVASYDKITEFKTK; from the coding sequence ATGAAAATAGCCATAATAGGTGCAGGTAACTTAGGACTTTCCATTGCAAACGGAATTCTAAAAAGTAATGGTTCTACTACCATGTACCTTACTAAAAGAAACACCAAATCTATTCTTGATTTTGAAAAACATAATAAGGTTACCGTAACAAATGATAACCGCTTGGCTATACAGAATTCTGATATCTTAATTTTTGCTGTTCAGCCCGTTCATTTTGCAGCAATTTTAGAAAGTGTAAAAGATTTACTGAACGAAAATCATGTAATAATTTCAACCATTACCGGCTTTGGAATAGACAAAATAGAAAGTGTTATTGGCAAGGATAATTACATTATTAGAAGTATGCCTAATACCGCTATTTCTGTAGGTAAGTCTATGACATGTATTTGCAGTAATGAAAAGGGTAAAAAACGTATTGAATTGGCAAAAGCCATTTTTAATAGAATGGGTCATTCTATGGAAATCCCAGAAGGTCAAATGCAAGCTGCAACTGTTATATGTGCAAGTGGTGTTGCTTTTTGGATGCGCTTAATTCGTGCAACAACACAAGGTGCCATACAACTAGGTTTTGATGCACAAGAGGCGCAAGAGTTAGCAATGCACACCTGTAGTGGTGCTGCTAGTTTGTTAATAGAATCTGGCAACCACCCTGAAGAAGAAATAGATAGGGTTACCACTCCCATGGGTTGTACCATTACCGGACTAAATGAAATGGAGCACCAAGGATTAAGCTCATCGCTAATTCGTGGTATTGTGGCATCTTATGATAAAATTACCGAATTTAAAACAAAGTAA